The proteins below come from a single Candidatus Hydrogenedentota bacterium genomic window:
- a CDS encoding nitroreductase, which translates to GMIGQLLYLEAEAAGVRGTGIGCYFDDLVHSALGLENRQFQCLYHFTVGGPADDPRLTTLPPYPAA; encoded by the coding sequence CGGGCATGATCGGCCAGCTTCTCTACCTCGAAGCTGAGGCAGCCGGCGTTCGCGGCACCGGCATTGGCTGCTACTTCGACGACCTCGTGCACAGCGCGCTCGGCCTCGAAAACCGGCAATTCCAGTGCCTCTACCACTTCACGGTCGGCGGCCCCGCCGACGACCCGCGCCTCACCACCCTCCCGCCTTACCCCGCCGCGTAA